Sequence from the Nitrosopumilus maritimus SCM1 genome:
TCTAACTGTTCTATATAAGACTATAACTTTTGAAATTTCAAAATTTTAATTTATAAGAAATTCATACTTTTCATTACAAAAAAATTCAAAGTCTTCAAAATAGTTATCTATCAACGAAAAACGTACTGAGAGTTGTAGATTTTTCAAAATAGATATGCAATCTATAAGAATTATCAAAAGTATTTTCGCAAAAGACTCTTATGATAATAGTTCAGAGTACTTCATATGACTACAGCAAATATTGAAACAAATTTTGGAAAAATTTCGTTTAAGCTTCTACCAGATTTGGCTCCTGAGACAGTAAGAAACTTTGAAAAATTAGCCAAAGATGGATTCTATGATGGAACATTATTTCACAGAGTAATACCAGGATTTATGATTCAAGGTGGAGACCCAAATACAAAAACAGATAACAAAAGTTCATGGGGTACAGGCGGTCCTGGATACAATGTAAAAGCAGAATTCAATTCGAGATCTCATTTACGTGGAATTGTTTCAATGGCTAGAGCACAAGATCCAGATAGTGCAGGCTCACAATTCTTCATAGTTACAGCTGACAGTACATTCCTAGATAGACAGTATACTGTATTTGGAGAGGTCACTGAAGGCATGGATGTAGCAGACAAAATTGTAAATCTCGAGAGAGACGGCAACGATTGTCCTTTGGAAAAAGCACAGATGACTCGTGTAACTGTGGAATAAATGAATTCAAAAATTTTTGCAGTTTTAGTTATTGTTTCTCTTGTAGCTGTAATTCCTACAGCTTATGCACAAGTTTCAATTGCAGAAAAAGCTGATCAGAAATTAGTTGAAGTTAGGATTGACTTGGAAGGAAATGTTCATGTGACACATGTAATTGATGATACAAAATCGCCTAAACAGGTTGATTTGATATCTGGAACAGTTTCAAATATTTCAGTCATAGATAAACAGGGAGGAGAAAAACAATTCTCAGTTGTTGGAGATAATAATGCAGTGTTAATTTTACCATCTAACGAAGATTCTATTTTACAATATGAGCTTGATGATGTTATTTCAGAAATAAATGATATATGGACATGGGATTTTTTGTATCTTGAAAGTACTTCTTTTATTTTACCTGAAGAAGTTGATTTGGTATTTGTAAATGAAAGACCTGTTTATCTTGGGGACATGAAAGGAATTAATTGTCATGGATGTCAGATGTTATTAGAATATTCTATAAACAAATTACAAATCAAACAAAACGTAGAATGGGAAGATAAACAATTTCTAGTAGAGATTGTTAGTAATTCCAATGTTGATAATTTTGTTTTTGATCAACCATCAAAGAGTATTGCTTTTGATGTTTCTGAAAAAAATAGATTTGTTAATACTGTGATCCCATTGGAATTACTATGGGGCCCTTATTCTGTATTTTTAGATGACGAAAAAATGTTTTATCAAGAATACTTCAATAATGGAACACATGTTTGGGTGACAATTGTTCCGGAAACATCAGGAGAAGTAACAATAATTGGAACAACTGTAGTGCCTGAATTTTCAATAATGTTACCATTAATCATAGGATTTTTTGTAATTCTTGCTATGCCTTTTATGAAAAAATTTAATCTCCGCTAGAACCACATGAACAAAATCCATACTCGTCAATTCTAACATCACAAACAGGGCATTTTTC
This genomic interval carries:
- a CDS encoding peptidylprolyl isomerase, translated to MTTANIETNFGKISFKLLPDLAPETVRNFEKLAKDGFYDGTLFHRVIPGFMIQGGDPNTKTDNKSSWGTGGPGYNVKAEFNSRSHLRGIVSMARAQDPDSAGSQFFIVTADSTFLDRQYTVFGEVTEGMDVADKIVNLERDGNDCPLEKAQMTRVTVE